The genomic interval CTTTTCTAGCGTTACTTTGTCCCATAGCCGCATGGTATCGGGAGTTATTTCGTCCGCAAGCAGAACTTTACCGTTTAAAACGCCGAATTCAAGTTTGTAATCTACCAGCATGAGTCCGTTTTTATCAAAAAAATCTTTTAAAATTTCGTTGACCGCAAGGGCAATTTTTTTTGCTTCTTCAACTTCTTCGGGTTTTCCAAGGTCGAATGCTTTAATGTAGGTATCGTTTATAAAAGGGTCGCCGAGCTCGTCGCTTTTAAAACACATTTCTACTACCGGCGAAATAAGTTTGACGCCTTCTTCCACCCCCATTTTTTTTGCAAGACTGCCGGCGGTATAGTTTCTGACAATAAATTCGACCGGAAGCATTTTTAAATGATGAACCAGCATTTCCCTTTCGGATAATTTTTCGATAAAATGGCTTTCGATGCCTTTGCTTTTAAGCAGTTTAAAAAGAGAAGACGAAATGGCGTTGTTAAATTCGCCTTTCTGCATAATGGTTCCTTTTTTTTGCCCGTTAAAAGCGGTTGCGTCGTCTTTAAAATACGTTACTAATTTTGTTTCGTCGCTGTCGTAAACGTAAAGGATTTTAGCCTTGCCTTCGTAAATTTTTTTCATAAACACCTCCTATGTTTATAAAAATTAAGTTTAATTAATGCATATATTTTAAATCTAAATTGATTTAAAATCAATTTAAATTACGTTAAAATAATGCTAAAATAAACAAATATAAACAAATATAAATTTTAAAAACATAACTTAATATATATGTCGAATAATAACAATAAAGCAATGGCATATGCCGTTATAATATCGGTCATAGTCCATACGGCGCTTATTTTATTTTTATTGGAATATCATAAGCATCCTAATAAACATAAAAAAATCAGCAAATATACAAAGCCTATTCTGGTAGAGCCGTATAAATTTATTAAAAATTTTGAAAAACTTAAAATAAAAAATCCTAAATATGCAAGCATTAAGCCTCACTATGCCAAGAAAAACACCAGGCTTAACGCGCCAGCATCTTACGCAAATTCGTCTTCTGCGCCTGCGCCGTATACGCCTCCCGCTTTTTTTAACAGAAATTATGCAAATAATTACAATAGGCGGGTAAATGCGCCGAGATACCGCAGAGTTATCAGCAATTCGCATATAATTTCCGACAACAATTCAGTTCGTCCAAGGCACAGACGCAGACTCAGCAATCTTTTTCCCATGGGGAAGTTTTTTAACCAAACCGCGCCTAAAGCGGCGGGGCAGGGAATAAAAAACCCGTCGCACGGAATAAAAACGGCTACGGTAAATCTTAATACTACTACTATAAAATATGCCTCTTATTTGCTTGGCGTAAAAAACAAAATAGAAAATGTTTGGGAATATCCTTACAGGGCAAGAAGGGAGGGTCTGTCGGGAGTTCTTGTTATAGAATTTTCCATAAATAGCAACGGTTCGCTGCACGGCGCAACTATTTTAAGATCTTCCGGAAAAAAAATATTAGACAAGGCGGCGGTTCAGGCCATATATAATGCGGCAAGATACAATCCTTTTCCCCGCCAATGGACGATAAAAAGACTTAATATCGTCGGCACTTTTATTTACAGGCTTTCCGGTTTTTACGTTTACTGAAGATATTATTGATATTATCATATATTTTATCGTATTTATTTTATTTTTAATTTGTTTTATGTTATGTTAATATAAATGACGTATATATAATTAGAGAATCAGGGGGATTTTACCGTATGAAAATATCCATAGTAGGCACGGGCTACGTAGGTCTCGTTACCGGCGTCTGTCTTGCCGACTCCGGCAATACCGTTTACTGCGTCGATAACGACGAAAGCAAGATTAAATCTTTAAAATCCGGTATTATTCCAATATACGAACCAGGCCTTAAAGAGCTTACCGATAAAAACGTCAAACTTGGAAGGCTTTATTTTACGAAAGATTTGAAAGAAGCGGTAAAAAAAACCGACGCCGTGTTTATAGCAGTAGGTACTCCTCCCCAGGATAACGGAGAAGCGGATTTGTCCAACGTATTCAGGGTAGCCGAAAACATCGCCGATACTATAGACTGTTTTAAGGCGGTAGTCGTAAAAAGCACCGTACCCGTCGGAACATGCAGAAAAGTAGAAAGCATAATATCTAAAAAAACCAAAAACTTCTGCGTAGTATCCAATCCGGAATTTTTAAAAGAAGGAGCGGCGATAGAAGATTTTCAAAGACCCGACAGAATAGTAGTAGGCATTAATTTTAAAAAGGACAATAAGAAAGAAGCACAGGCGGCTAAAGAACTAATAGACGAAATATACGAACCGTTCGTAAGGACGGGAGCGCCGATATATTTTATGGATACAAATTCTTCCGAACTTACAAAATACGCCGCAAACGCCATGCTCGCGGTAAGAATTACCTTTATGAACGAAATAGCAAACTTATGCGATAAGACCGGAGCAAACGTGGACAGCGTAAGAATTGGAATAGGTTCCGATAAAAGAATAGGCAAATCCTTTTTATTTCCCGGAATAGGCTACGGCGGAAGCTGTTTTCCTAAAGACGTAAAAGCTCTTTATCAGACGGCTAAACAGCATAATTACGATTTTAAACTTTTAAAAGCCGCCGACGAAGTAAACGCCTACCAAAAAGAAATTATAGTAGATTTTATCCTTAAGCATTTTAAAGGGGATATTGCCGGAAAAACTTTTGCCCTCTGGGGACTTTCTTTTAAACCTAAAACCGACGACATCAGGGAGGCTCCTTCATTAGTCATAATATCGAAACTTCTTTCCTACGGCGCTAAAATAAAAGCCTACGACCCTATAGCCATGGAAAATACCATGAAGATTTTTTCGGAAATAGAATATGCGGACGATATGTACGATGCGGTTAAAGGCGCAGACGGACTTATAGTCGCCACCGAATGGAACGATTTCAGGGCGCCGGATTTCGATAAAATTAAAGCGGCAATGATAACCCCTGCGGTATTCGACGGAAGGAATATTTACGACAAGAAAAAAATGACGGAAAGCGGGTTCGATTATTATTCTATAGGAAGATAAATTTCTGACGTTGAGTTAAGGTATTAATATTATATAAAAATCAATAAACAGTTAAATAATATTTAAACGGTATAGCCGGAGGCAGTTTTATTTTGACTAACGTTATCTTATGCGGCGGCAGCGGAACGAGGCTTTGGCCGATTTCAAGGACTTATTTCCCTAAGCAATTCTATAAATTTATTAACGGCAAGTCTCTTTTTCAGTTAACGGTTTTAAGAAACCAAGACTTATGTTCCGATTTTATAATAGTCACGAATAAAGACCAATACTTTATAGCTCTTGACCAGTTAGACGAAATAGGGGTTAAAAATTGCAGGTTTATTTTGGAACCCGTTCCCAGAAATACAGCCGCCGCAGTTGCCCTTTCATGCATCGACGCCGTTAAAAGCGGTTCGGAAACTGTTTTAATCACTCCATCCGACCATCTCGTAAAAGACGAAAAAAAATATAAAAAGGTAATAGAAAGAGGCGTTTCCGAAGCTATTAAAGGCGGGATTATCATGTTCGGCATCAAGCCGTCCTATCCGGAAACAGGCTACGGCTATATAGATGCACTGACGGCGGGGCAGGGGCAGGAGCAGACAAAGCCTGATACAAAAAGCAATTTTGCAGGTTCTTCGGATAAATTTCATAATCAATCTAATGCTGCGCATAATATATATACCGAGCATAATTCCGGTATTATAAGCGGCACCCATACAATATTAAACCCCGTATATCCGGTAGTTTCTTTCAAAGAAAAACCTGACGAAGAAACCGCAGAAAAATATATCTCCAAAGGAAATTTTTATTGGAACAGCGGAATGCTTTTGGTTAAACCGGAAATACTTATAGACGAACTTAAAGCCGTATGTCCTGCTATTTACGAAAATTCAGAATTTGCTTACGAAAATGCTTCTAAAGACGGTTTTATGATAAGGATTAAAGAAGACGACATGCTTAAAATAGAAGAGAACTCCATAGACTTTGCTCTTTTAGAAAATACTAAATCCGTCAGGGTGATAGAATCGGATTTCGACTGGTCCGACCTCGGCAATTTCGACTCTATTTACAACGAACTGGAAAAAGACGAAAACAACAACGCCGTTAATACAAAAGAAGATATAGTCGGCATTAACTCCAAAAACAATCTTATAATGTCCGGCGGCAAGATGATAGCCGCTATAGACGTCGAAGACATGATTATTATCAATACCGACGACGCCGTCCTGATTTCAAAAAAAGGCTCGTCTCAAAACGTTAAAAAAATAGTAGACGAGCTTAAAAAAAGAAATTCCGAACTTCATACGCATCATCTTACCGTACACAGACCGTGGGGTTCGTATTCCGTACTTCTGGAATCCGCCCTTTATAAACTTAAAAAGATTTCGGTAAAACCGGGCGCAAAACTTTCGCTGCAGAAACACTTTCACAGGTCGGAACACTGGATAGTAACGAGCGGTACGGCTCTCGTCACGGTTGGGGATAAAGAAACTCTTTTGAGGGCAAACGAATCGACCTATATACCTATGGGTTTCGTCCACAGGCTGGAAAATCCGGGATTAATTCCGTTAATAATTATAGAAGCGCAGGTAGGGGAGTATTTAAAGGAAGACGATATAGTCAGGATTGAAGACGATTATAACAGGTTATAAAATAAATTAGAATTTTATAGCAAATAATTACAGATTAAATTCGGACTCGTAAATTTCTAAATCTTCTTTTAAGTCTTTTAATCTGTCGTCTAATTTATAAATTTCGCCGTTATATTCGGAATATCCGTCGTTTATTATGGATAAAGCGGCGTTTTTATTTTTC from Candidatus Acidulodesulfobacterium acidiphilum carries:
- a CDS encoding phosphoribosylaminoimidazolesuccinocarboxamide synthase, whose product is MKKIYEGKAKILYVYDSDETKLVTYFKDDATAFNGQKKGTIMQKGEFNNAISSSLFKLLKSKGIESHFIEKLSEREMLVHHLKMLPVEFIVRNYTAGSLAKKMGVEEGVKLISPVVEMCFKSDELGDPFINDTYIKAFDLGKPEEVEEAKKIALAVNEILKDFFDKNGLMLVDYKLEFGVLNGKVLLADEITPDTMRLWDKVTLEKVDKDRFRRDLGGVEEAYKRVYDITSSI
- a CDS encoding energy transducer TonB; the encoded protein is MSNNNNKAMAYAVIISVIVHTALILFLLEYHKHPNKHKKISKYTKPILVEPYKFIKNFEKLKIKNPKYASIKPHYAKKNTRLNAPASYANSSSAPAPYTPPAFFNRNYANNYNRRVNAPRYRRVISNSHIISDNNSVRPRHRRRLSNLFPMGKFFNQTAPKAAGQGIKNPSHGIKTATVNLNTTTIKYASYLLGVKNKIENVWEYPYRARREGLSGVLVIEFSINSNGSLHGATILRSSGKKILDKAAVQAIYNAARYNPFPRQWTIKRLNIVGTFIYRLSGFYVY
- a CDS encoding UDP-glucose/GDP-mannose dehydrogenase family protein; protein product: MKISIVGTGYVGLVTGVCLADSGNTVYCVDNDESKIKSLKSGIIPIYEPGLKELTDKNVKLGRLYFTKDLKEAVKKTDAVFIAVGTPPQDNGEADLSNVFRVAENIADTIDCFKAVVVKSTVPVGTCRKVESIISKKTKNFCVVSNPEFLKEGAAIEDFQRPDRIVVGINFKKDNKKEAQAAKELIDEIYEPFVRTGAPIYFMDTNSSELTKYAANAMLAVRITFMNEIANLCDKTGANVDSVRIGIGSDKRIGKSFLFPGIGYGGSCFPKDVKALYQTAKQHNYDFKLLKAADEVNAYQKEIIVDFILKHFKGDIAGKTFALWGLSFKPKTDDIREAPSLVIISKLLSYGAKIKAYDPIAMENTMKIFSEIEYADDMYDAVKGADGLIVATEWNDFRAPDFDKIKAAMITPAVFDGRNIYDKKKMTESGFDYYSIGR
- a CDS encoding cupin domain-containing protein; translation: MTNVILCGGSGTRLWPISRTYFPKQFYKFINGKSLFQLTVLRNQDLCSDFIIVTNKDQYFIALDQLDEIGVKNCRFILEPVPRNTAAAVALSCIDAVKSGSETVLITPSDHLVKDEKKYKKVIERGVSEAIKGGIIMFGIKPSYPETGYGYIDALTAGQGQEQTKPDTKSNFAGSSDKFHNQSNAAHNIYTEHNSGIISGTHTILNPVYPVVSFKEKPDEETAEKYISKGNFYWNSGMLLVKPEILIDELKAVCPAIYENSEFAYENASKDGFMIRIKEDDMLKIEENSIDFALLENTKSVRVIESDFDWSDLGNFDSIYNELEKDENNNAVNTKEDIVGINSKNNLIMSGGKMIAAIDVEDMIIINTDDAVLISKKGSSQNVKKIVDELKKRNSELHTHHLTVHRPWGSYSVLLESALYKLKKISVKPGAKLSLQKHFHRSEHWIVTSGTALVTVGDKETLLRANESTYIPMGFVHRLENPGLIPLIIIEAQVGEYLKEDDIVRIEDDYNRL